A region of Macadamia integrifolia cultivar HAES 741 unplaced genomic scaffold, SCU_Mint_v3 scaffold108, whole genome shotgun sequence DNA encodes the following proteins:
- the LOC122062616 gene encoding uncharacterized mitochondrial protein AtMg00810-like, whose translation MDDCKPVQTPMATTASSSSGGALMTDPTPYWSIVGALYYATLMRPDIAFYVNCACQHMHEPTEEHWALVKRILHYMKHTRFHGLLLERSPNVTLQAFSDADWVGSSLDRHSTGDFAIFLGPNLIS comes from the coding sequence ATGGATGATTGCAAACCAGTTCAGACACCTATGGCCACcactgcttcttcatcatcagggGGTGCTCTCATGACTGACCCCACCCCATATTGGTCTATCGTTGGTGCCCTATATTATGCCACCCTCATGcgccctgacattgccttcTATGTCAACTGTGCTTGCCAACATATGCATGAGCCAACTGAGGAGCACTGGGCTTTGGTGAAGAGGATCCTGCACTACATGAAGCATACCAGATTCCATGGCCTACTCCTTGAACGCTCTCCCAATGTCACCCTGCAGGCGTTCTCTGATGCAGATTGGGTAGGAAGCAGCCTTGATCGTCATTCCACAGGGGACTTTGCCATTTTTCTTGGCCCTAATCTTATCTCCTAG
- the LOC122062593 gene encoding disease resistance protein RUN1-like, whose amino-acid sequence MHDQIQFMGRRIVSKESHKDPAKRSRLWSHHVILKVFEKGMGTQMAEGILLPFEVCNLSFEDFAKMPNLRFLKVSDRCDNLNGDFSHLPSQLRWFRWQCCPLKILSTNFYHEELVHLDLSSSNINLAWNDTPQNKNKLFQKLKVLILSYCWDLCVSSNLFSWFPCLKRLDLSCCNSLLELPYNICQMASLQILIFNNCESFNKLPMSIGALKHLVKFLICGTNIEELPDGVGQLEKLKELDVSHCCKLVRLPTSMGRMRSLLYLNLDYTMIAKLPNDFSKLISSLEVLKMGMEELDNQTDYKRLQPLLINMSGFPSQLQVLYLEGYMNLESIPKLPSSLTHLEVKKCNSLQIISDLSHLESLKELLLYDCRSLVRLSDLSNLKSLRKLSICNCENLEEIHGLEGTQSLQQLKAPGCHKLTETTRKILGQGRLIDNVGQSVQGSNSIAADDHHIYQALPILCVVFALTSGKMWEQPKFVAGELLTITLWVNAYIRWGVKRTFCRYSIRIEDIKFTKRDIIYIHHFKGFDWFGFPLGCNDAIEELSVDIDFIFRHSNSGYYCSDQMGAHVKLWKVLFENKDSEQQMPNQESSAMLVADFFRWSDAVDDEVGIINDGLKQQMPRVSGFFRWVNVVDDVLTSNDGSIRQTQDFPILRIQCSHPSMKKAMLRAGKRALHEKDLDEAGPSKLKRQY is encoded by the exons ATGCATGATCAAAttcaattcatgggaagaaGAATTGTGTCAAAAGAGAGCCATAAGGACCCTGCCAAACGTTCTAGATTGTGGTCTCATCATGTGATCTTAAAAGTATTTGAAAAAGGCATG GGAACTCAAATGGCTGAAGGTATCCTCCTTCCATTTGAAGTGTGCAATTTAAGCTTTGAAGACTTTGCGAAGATGCCCAATTTAAGATTTCTCAAAGTTTCCGATCGTTGTGATAATCTCAATGGGGATTTTTCGCATCTTCCTTCTCAATTAAGATGGTTCCGTTGGCAATGCTGCCCTCTGAAAATTCTATCAACCAATTTTTATCATGAGGAATTAGTTCATCTTGACTTATCGAGTAGTAACATCAACCTTGCTTGGAATGATACACCTCAAAATAAGAATAAG CTGTTCCAAAAATTGAAGGTTCTTATTCTTAGTTACTGTTGGGATCTCTGTGTCTCTTCCAACTTGTTCTCTTGGTTTCCGTGCTTAAAAAGATTAGATCTGTCTTGTTGCAATTCCCTTTTGGAACTCCCATATAATATTTGTCAGATGGCTTCTCTCCAAATTCTTATTTTCAATAATTGTGAGTCATTCAACAAGTTGCCTATGTCCATCGGTGCTCTAAAACATTTGGTCAAGTTTTTGATATGTGGGACAAATATCGAAGAACTGCCTGATGGTGTTGGGCAGTTAGAGAAGCTTAAGGAATTAGATGTTTCACATTGCTGTAAGCTAGTGAGGCTACCGACATCAATGGGTAGAATGAGGAGTCTGCTTTATTTGAACCTGGATTATACTATGATTGCAAAATTaccaaatgatttttcaaagctGATCTCGAGCTTAGAGGTGTTAAAGATGGGCATGGAGGAGCTAGATAATCAGACAGACTACAAGAGGCTTCAACCACTCCTAATCAACATGAGTGGTTTTCCTTCTCAGCTTCAGGTTCTATATTTGGAAGGCTACATGAACCTTGAATCCATCCCAAAGCTTCCATCCTCTTTAACTCATCTAGAAGTAAAGAAGTGTAATTCCCTGCAAATAATTTCAGATCTATCACATTTGGAAAGTTTGAAGGAATTATTACTTTATGATTGTAGATCATTGGTAAGATTATCAGATTTGTCAAACCTGAAAAGCTTGAGAAAATTAAGCATTTGTAATTGTGAAAATCTAGAGGAAATTCATGGCCTTGAAGGAACACAATCCTTGCAACAGTTGAAAGCACCAGGTTGTCACAAACTAACAGAGACAACACGGAAGATACTTGGGCAG GGAAGACTTATTGataatgttggccaaagtgttcaGGGAAGTAACTCAATTGCTGCTGATGATCATCACATCTATCAAGCCTTGCCAATTCTGTGTGTTGTTTTTGCATTGACATCTGGGAAAATGTGGGAACAGCCGAAATTTGTGGCCGGAGAGCTACTAACCATCACTCTTTGGGTTAATGCTTATATCCGTTGGGGAGTAAAAAGGACCTTCTGTAGATATTCAATTAGAATTGAGGACATCAAATTCACTAAGCGAGACATAATCTATATCCACCATTTCAAAGGGTTTGATTGGTTTGGGTTTCCGCTGGGATGCAATGATGCTATTGAGGAGTTAAGTGTAGATATAGACTTCATATTCAGGCACTCAAATTCTGGCTACTACTGTAGTGATCAGATGGGTGCCCATGTGAAACTTTGGAAGGTGTTGTTCGAAAACAAGGATTCAGAGCAGCAAATGCCTAACCAAGAATCCAGTGCTATGTTGGTAGCAGATTTCTTCAGATGGTCAGATGCTGTTGATGATGAAGTAGGGATAATAAATGATGGGTTAAAGCAGCAAATGCCTAGGGTATCAGGTTTCTTCAGATGGGTTAATGTTGTTGATGATGTACTGACATCAAATGATGGGTCCATCCGGCAAACACAAGACTTCCCTATTCTTCGAATACAATGTTCACACCCTTCAATGAAGAAGGCAATGTTGAGGGCTGGTAAGAGAGCTCTTCATGAAAAGGATTTGGATGAAGCAGGTCCATCCAAGCTGAAAAGGCAGTATTGA